The following nucleotide sequence is from Candidatus Neomarinimicrobiota bacterium.
TCCCATGGCGAAAACAGATGAGTGCTCCTGAATACCGGGATTGTTGTTGGAGGCAAAGCAGATGATGTCGGGGTTCTGCTCAGAACGGCTCAGAGCTCTGGCGATGGCGTGCTCTCGGGCGCCGGAACCGATGAGGAGGATCTTCATGTTAACTGAGCTCTTTCTAAAGTGCGTTGATTCTCCATAGTTTCCATCATTGTCTCATCGACATCGTTGGTGACATAACAGCCGTTAAGACATGCCATACAAGGGTGGTCAATGTTGTGTTTGCCTCTGCGGGTCACAGCTTCCACCAGATCATCGATCTCCTGATACATGAGGATATTGACGCCCATGTATTGCTGGATTTCCGCCACAGTTTTGGTAGCTGCTGTGAGCTCTGACTTTGTAGGCATATCTACGCCGTAAAAGCAGGGAAACTTTACCGGTGGGCAGGCGGAGACGAAATAGACCTCCTTGGCGCCGAATTCCCGCACCATGCGTACTATCTGTCTGCTGGTGTTTCCCCTGACGATGCTGTCGTCCAGGATGAGGACTTTCTTATCGCGGATTTCTAACTCTTGGGGTACAAGCTTGTAACGCACAGATTTCTTTCTTGCTTCATTCCCCGGCATGATGAAGGTGCGCCCGATGAATGGATTTTTGTAGAGTCCCTCTGAGTAGCGGACGCCAAGTTCGTGAGCGAAGGAGAGGGCTGCGGTGTTGGCCGTGGAAGGTGCTGGGATTACGATATCCGGCACAACATCCGGATACCGATCTGTCCACAGCTTGGCGAGGTTCTGGCCCATACGGAGGCGGGCGCGGTAAACACTTACATCATTCTGTATAGAATCTGGACGCGAAAAGTAAACGTACTCAAAAATGCACGGTGTGAACGGTTCCTGGCGTAGAATACGGTTGTGATAGGTACCGTCTTCTTCGATGAAGATAACCTCTCCGGGCGCTACTTGTCCGGCAGGCTCATACCCCAAGGCGTAGAACATAGTGGTTTCAGAAGCGAAGATATAATCGGTGCTGCCGTCGGCATTCTTGCGCTCGCCTTTGGTGAGGGGACGGATGCCGTGTGGATCACGGAATATCACCATGCCGCGGTTCATAATCATTCCTACCACCGAGTAAGCTCCGCTGGCGCGATCAAACACTTTCTCCACCGCGTGGCAGATCTGATCAAAAAAGGTCAGACCGTTAGTGTCAGCAGTGGGATGATCCAGAGCGTGGGCGAAGATGTGGAGGATGACCTCAATATCCACCGAAGAGTTGACGTGCCGGCGATCTCTTTCCGAAACCTCCTTTACCAGATCGGTGTAGTTTACCAGGTTACCGTTGTGGGCCATGGCGATGCCGTAAGGGACGGTTGTCATGACCGGCTGGGCCTCCTCGATACTGAACCCTCCCACAGTAGGATAGCGGGTGTGACCGACACCTATTTTGCCTGACAGCCGGGCCATGTTCTGTTCGTCAAAAATGTCGCGGATAAGGCCGGTTCCTTTTTTAACATGAAACTGCTTATTGTACGTCATGATGCCTGCTGCATCCTGCCCTCGATGTTGAAGGTGGATGAGACTGTCATAAAGCTCGCCGGCAACGGGCTTCTGAGTGGAGATTACACCGACGACGCCGCACATCAGATCAGATCCACCAGTTTTGATGCCAGGCCGGTATAGTCCGCTGGCGTCAAGTTCAAGAGGGCGGCTCTATCTTCACTGGAAATCTTGAGTTTGGAGATGAACTCTTGAATGAATTCCTGTGTGATAGGTTGGCCGCGGGTCATCTCTTTCAGTTGCTCGTAGGCTTCCGGTTTTCCCGCTTTGCGCAAGACAGTTTGAATTGCCTCCGCCAGCACCTCCCAGTGGGCGTCCAGTTCCGCGGCAATTGTTACTTTATCAGCTGCGAGGCGGTCCAACCCTTTCAAGATATTCTTGCATGCTAAAAGCGAGTGAGCAAGAGGGACGCCCTGATTGCGGATCACCGTGCTGCCGGAAAGGTCGCGCTGAAGGCGGGAGACGGGAAGTGTCTGTGCGAGGTGCGCGAAGTACGAATTGGCCACACCGAGATTCCCTTCGGCATTCTCAAAGTGAATTGGGTTCACTTTATGAGGCATTGTGCTGGAACCGATCTCGCCTCTCTTTGTCTTCTGGCGGAAAACACCCCGGCTGATGTAGAGCCACATATCTCTGCACAGATCAAGAAGGATGGTGTTGATGCGAATCAATATGTGATAAGCCTCAGCCAGGGAATCATTGGACTCGATCTGGGTGGTGATGAGATTCGGCTCCAGCCCCAGTGATCGGACGAAGCGCTTCGTGAATGCCAGCCAGTTGACTTTGGGGTAAGCGACCGCGTGTGCGCCCCAGGTTCCGGTAGCTCCGGACAGTTTTCCCTGGAGTTTGTGGGACTTCAACTGTGCTGTCTGGCGTTCGAGCCTGTTGACGAAAACGGCCATCTCTTTTCCCAGCGAGGTAGGGGTTGCGGGCTGTCCGTGTGTCAGGGCCAGCATGGGCAGTTCCTTATGGCGTCGCGTCAGTTTCTTCAGTCCTCCGTTTACGTTTTTCAGGGCTGGCAGATATACCTCTTTTAATCCATCCCGCCACATGAGTGAATAGGACAAATTATTTACGTCTTCAGATGTCAGCGCAAAATGGGTCCAAGGGTGAAGGGCCTTTTTCGTTTTGCTCTGGATGTAATACTCGATGGCTTTTACATCATGGTTGGTAGTGGCTTCTATGGCTTTGACCTTCTCGGCCCCGGCGGCTTTGAAGTTTTGGTAGATCTTCCGCAACTGGATCTGTTCTTCATTCGAAAAAGGCGGCAGGTCTTTGATGGACTTTGCATTCCCAAGGGCGATGAGATATTCGATTTCCACCTTCAGTCGGTACTGCATGAGTGCCGATTCTGAAAAATAGGCGGAAAGATCTTTTACGCTATTTTTATAGCGTCCGTCTAATGGTGATATTGAATGTATTTTATTTGCCACAGAGACGCAGAGACCCCAGAGAATTAAGTGTTAATAAATCGTTTAATACCATTTTTCAGGAGTTTCGAATTGAAATTAATTAGTAACCCAAGGGGATAATTTCCCAATTTCATGTAAGATAAAATTTGTGCTTCGAACACAGGGTCGTGGCGCTCAACACTTTTTAATTCAAGTACAATTTTATCTTCAACTAAAACATCAATTTTGAATTCACCGACATCCACACCTTTATAAGATAAGGGTAAAGATTTTTGAGATTCAAATTTTAAACCACCGTTTTTTAGTTCGATACACAAAGCCTTTTCATAAACACTTTCTAACAAACCCGGCCCCAATGTTTTATGAACTTCCACTGTACAACCAATAATTTTTTCTGTTGTCTTATTTAATTCCAATCTCTGTGTACTCTGTGACTCTGTGGCTCGATAGCTATACCCCGAAGATTCTTTTTACAGCCAACGCACAATTCCCCGGGTCAAGAATGGTCAGCACCGGTGTATTGCTGGGCATTTGCAATGTAGAATGGACATTCACCAGCATATCTGCTTTGTCAGAAAATGGGGGACAGCCCAAAGTTGGGAATTCAGAATTTGCTGCTACAAAACCGGATAGAGCATTTGAT
It contains:
- a CDS encoding GxxExxY protein produces the protein MELNKTTEKIIGCTVEVHKTLGPGLLESVYEKALCIELKNGGLKFESQKSLPLSYKGVDVGEFKIDVLVEDKIVLELKSVERHDPVFEAQILSYMKLGNYPLGLLINFNSKLLKNGIKRFINT
- the purB gene encoding adenylosuccinate lyase, with the protein product MANKIHSISPLDGRYKNSVKDLSAYFSESALMQYRLKVEIEYLIALGNAKSIKDLPPFSNEEQIQLRKIYQNFKAAGAEKVKAIEATTNHDVKAIEYYIQSKTKKALHPWTHFALTSEDVNNLSYSLMWRDGLKEVYLPALKNVNGGLKKLTRRHKELPMLALTHGQPATPTSLGKEMAVFVNRLERQTAQLKSHKLQGKLSGATGTWGAHAVAYPKVNWLAFTKRFVRSLGLEPNLITTQIESNDSLAEAYHILIRINTILLDLCRDMWLYISRGVFRQKTKRGEIGSSTMPHKVNPIHFENAEGNLGVANSYFAHLAQTLPVSRLQRDLSGSTVIRNQGVPLAHSLLACKNILKGLDRLAADKVTIAAELDAHWEVLAEAIQTVLRKAGKPEAYEQLKEMTRGQPITQEFIQEFISKLKISSEDRAALLNLTPADYTGLASKLVDLI
- a CDS encoding 5-(carboxyamino)imidazole ribonucleotide mutase, producing MKAVIIMGSTSDEPHAKKITDKLDEYGIAWEQHAASAHKQPLKVLDILEANKDGNDIVYITIAGRSNALSGFVAANSEFPTLGCPPFSDKADMLVNVHSTLQMPSNTPVLTILDPGNCALAVKRIFGV
- the purF gene encoding amidophosphoribosyltransferase, producing the protein MCGVVGVISTQKPVAGELYDSLIHLQHRGQDAAGIMTYNKQFHVKKGTGLIRDIFDEQNMARLSGKIGVGHTRYPTVGGFSIEEAQPVMTTVPYGIAMAHNGNLVNYTDLVKEVSERDRRHVNSSVDIEVILHIFAHALDHPTADTNGLTFFDQICHAVEKVFDRASGAYSVVGMIMNRGMVIFRDPHGIRPLTKGERKNADGSTDYIFASETTMFYALGYEPAGQVAPGEVIFIEEDGTYHNRILRQEPFTPCIFEYVYFSRPDSIQNDVSVYRARLRMGQNLAKLWTDRYPDVVPDIVIPAPSTANTAALSFAHELGVRYSEGLYKNPFIGRTFIMPGNEARKKSVRYKLVPQELEIRDKKVLILDDSIVRGNTSRQIVRMVREFGAKEVYFVSACPPVKFPCFYGVDMPTKSELTAATKTVAEIQQYMGVNILMYQEIDDLVEAVTRRGKHNIDHPCMACLNGCYVTNDVDETMMETMENQRTLERAQLT